The stretch of DNA TGAATACCAATTATTAGACAATAAGTTCCAAATCATATTGATGAAGTGTTCTGCAAACCCCATTCTCCTAAGTATATGCATCAAATACTTCCAGGGAACTCTATCATAAGCCTTCGTCATATCAAGTTTAATCACAACATTGGCAGGCTTACCTCTCAACCTTATGTGAGTGACTATTTCCTGGGTAAGTAAAATATTGTCAAATATACTCCTCCCCTTCACGAATCCAGATTGGTTGGGAGATATCAACAAAGGCAGAAACTTCTCCAGTCTATCATGAAGAACATTAGATAGTACTATATcaatgaagttgctcaaacttACGGGCCTTAAGACTGAGAAAGTCTGCACTCTTGGCTTCTTTGGCAATAGAACAAGGTTAGTATGAGTGATGGACTTTGGCAAAGGTGCCCCTCCATAGAAGTGAAGTACCATATTTTTTATATCATAACATATTACCTCCCAACAAGTTTGGTAAAACAATCCAGTTAATCCATCAGGGCCACTTGAACTGTCTCCcctcaactcaaatacatcagcCTTGACTTCATTTAAAGTTGGAAATCTGCATAGCTCCAGATTCTGCTCCATTGTTACCATAGAAGGAACATTCTCTAGCATAGCAAAATCTATAGTATCTCCTTCATTAGTGAATTGCCTTTGGTAGAAATCAACTGTAGCAGTAGCCATCTGTTCTTGTTCCTCCAGCCAATTCCCATCACCATTTTGAATTCTTCTCAATTGTAATTTCTTCCTTTTGCCATTAACATGATTATGAAAGAAACTAGTGTTCCTATCACCCTCAGTATTGCTCCTCCAAACTCAACAATTGTTTCAATTCAGCTTGAGCTTTTTGGAGTACTATCATGTTCTCAATTGTAGGTTCCTCCTCAAACAACATCTCCTTTACTATCATTATTTCCTCCAGAATAGCCAATTGTTTGAAAATATCACCAAATATATCCTTGCTCCATTTAGACAAAGTTGCCTTCACCTTCTTCAATCCGAGttcaattcgactctcaaatctcaaatttttatttttcaaaatatagtcaAATTTTCCCAATAATTCTCATGATTTGGATGTTAAATgtcataaataatcatgttatataatcaaaagtgggtcaaaattacttacccaatagtttggtatgaaaataTCCTCCCAAAATCACCTTCCACCGAGTCTatggctcaaaatatgataaatgaagATAAGTCCTGAAATCACAACCTTTTGTTTAGTTggagatgtcgcaaatgcgacctaggGTATGTGATTCTGACcccctcgcaattgcgacacaagGATCCCAAAAGTGAACCATGTCAGCCCACatagatatcgcaattgcgaccatagGCTTCATAATTGCGATTACAGCCTCTTCGCAAATGCGTCCTGACCATTCCCGACACTGACTTTGCAAATGTGATAAGGGTGTCGCAATTACGACACCTAAACCTCCCCTTCCCCTCTTCACAATTGCGATGTTCGTGCTCGTAATTGCGTTAACTGtagcaccagcacaccagcaacCTAAAACAAGTTCAAACCAAtctgaaacatgtctgaaactcacccgaggggCTCAACACCAAACatccatacaagtctaaaaatatcatacgaacttactcgcgcgctcaaaatacaaaaataatgttTGGAACCAGGAGTCGGACATCAAAACACAAGCAAtttcacaatgaatacaaaaatcactagaatcacaaccaagtgTCTCAtttctatcaaaccaactcggaatgacacccaATTTTGTAGACAAGATCCAAATGACAAAGCAGACCTATCCCAAGTCTCAAAacaaaaatccgaacccgataaccataaagtcaatatatggtcaaacttaagaaatttttAAACCTCTATATTGCTAACTTTCAGCAAAACTAGCAAATTAACCTAGATACCTCTGAATTCAAATTCACGCATATGCCTAAGTTCATTATCACCAcatgaacctattagaaccatcaaaataccgttctggGGTcgattttcacaaaagtcaaaccttgatcaatatttccaacttaagcttctaaactaAGAACCAATCAATCCAATTCTAACCAATACCTCCCCGATATTAAACcgaccatccctgcaagtcataaaacctcAAATATACAGCATGATTCAAAAGGGGATGCAGGGCTCAAATACGCAAAATGattggtcaggtcgttacattctccccctcttaaataaatgttcatcctcgaatgagtatagataCATACCTGAAGcgccaaaaagatgaggataccaactacacatatcatgctcgatctcccaagtcgtctcctcgaccggttgacctctctATTAAAACTTCACCgatgcaatgttcttcgacctcaactttcggacctgtctgtccaaaataaccaatggctcctcaacataagtcataTTCTTGTCCAATTCCACTGAGCTGAAATATAACACATGTgacagatcaccataatactttcggagcatggaaatatagaacaccgggtgaactcccgataagctACGTGGCAATGCAATTCTGTAGGACACCTCACCAGCCCTTTCAAGAATctaaaaggaccaatataccgagggctctaCTTGACTTTCTTCCCGagcctcatcacacccttcatgggtgaaactctaagtAGAAGcctctcacccaccatgaatgccacatcacgagccttccaatcagcataactcttctgcctggaatgcgttgtacgaagttgatcctaaatcaacttgaacttcaccttctccaaagcatctcgaaccaaatcagtgcctaATAATCTAGCCtacccaggctcaaaccaaccaaccggagaacgacatcgcctcctatttaaggcctcatatggagccatctggatgctcgactgataactgtttttGTAGGTGAACTCTGTTAGCGATAGTAActaatcccatgaacccccaaatcaATAACATGGGaatgtaacatgtcctccaagatctgaataatgcgcttggactgcccgtccgtctgtgGATTAAATGCCATACTCAGCTAGACCTGTGTTCCCAACTCACGCTGCACTACTCTCTAGAAATGCAATGTGAACCGTGTGCCTCAATCTGAGATGATAGACACCAGCACACCATAACGGAGGACAATATCACGAAGACAAATAAGAGCCAGctactctgaagagtaggtagtcattaCTGGAATAGAGTGTGCAGACCTGGTCAGTCTGTTCACAATGACCCACATAGTGTCGAATCTCCACAAGGTCCTTCGAAGTTAAAATACAAAATCCaaagtgatacgctcccactttaaCTCCAGAATATCAAGCCTCCGAAATaaaccacctggtctctgatgctcgtaattcacctgctgacagttcaaacacccaGCCACATACTCcataatatctttcttcatttttctctaccagtagtgctgcctcaaatcatggtacatcttcgcgtacccagatgaatagaataccgcgaactatgggccttcTCAAGATTTATATCACAcaacccatccacatttggaacacagatccgaccctacatcctcaaaaccctatcatcaccaatagtcacctccttggcatcaccatgttgcaccgtgtctttaaggacaactAAGTAGGGATCGTCATACTGATgcgccttgatgcgctcaaaaaAAGAAGACCATGAAACAATGCAAGAAAGAACCCGGCTTGGTTCCAAAATATTCATCCTCACAAATTTGTTGGCCAAAGACTCAACATACAAAGCTGACTGACTCACCCCAACTGGAATAAAAGAAAGACTACCCATGCTcccagccttcctactcaaagcatcgtccaccacattggcattTGCGGAATGATAAATAATGGTCATATTATTTTCCTTTTGTAGATCTAACCACATttgttgcctcaagttcagatcctttttcttgaataagtgttgtagactctTGTGATCCGTGAACACCACATGACACGACATAAATaaagtgcctccaaatctttagcgcgggaacaatggctgccaactccaaatcatgtacatggTAGTTCtactcatggggcttcaactggcgcgaagcataagcaatcactttaccctcctacatcaacacGTACCTAATGCCAATcaatgaagcatcacaatagactatGTAAGAACCCAATGTTGAAGGCAAAACCATAACTAGAGctatagtcaaggcagtcttgagcttctgaaagccctcctcacactcatcagatcACTTGAATGGGGCATCATTCTGTGTCAATCTAGTCAAATGAGCTacgatagatgaaaacccctcaacAGAATGGTGATAATGCCCGGGAAAGCCTAGAAAACTCCATATCTCAGTAGCGGTAGAAGTCCTGGTCCAactctaaactacctcaatctactttggatccaccttaatcccctcattggataccacatggcccaaaaattccaccaaatcaagccaaaactAGCACTTAgataatttagcatataacttcgtCTCCCTCAATGTCTGGAGCatgatcctcaagtgctgctcatgatcctcccggttAAGAGATTACACCAATATATCAGCAATGAACACGATGACGAagaaatcaagatatggatggaacacgatgttcatcaagtgcataaaagttgttggggcattggtcagcctaaaagacatcaccataaactcatagtgaccatagcgtgTCCTGAAAGTCGTCTTTGGAGTATTTGAAGCtcggatcttcaactgatggtaccctgatctcagGTCAATATTCGAGAACACCATAGCACCCTGAAGCTAGTTGAACAAACTATCAATACGCAGTAGTGGgcacttgttcttgactgtaccttgtccAACTGCTTGTAgttaatacacatcctcatagaacaacctttcttcttcacaaatagaattggagcaccctaaggtgagacactcggtctgatgaaacccttataaagcaactcctgaagctgttcgtttaattccttcaactccactggtgccatacgatatggtggaatagagatgagCTGAGTGCCtaacatgaagtcaataccaaaatcaatatccctatcaggttgCATGCCTAGTAGGTTTGCTGGAAATAAAGCAGGAAAATCTCACACTGCTAGAactaactcaacggtaggagtattagcactaacatccctcacaaaggttAAGTAGGCCAATCATCCCTTCTC from Nicotiana tomentosiformis chromosome 11, ASM39032v3, whole genome shotgun sequence encodes:
- the LOC138901265 gene encoding uncharacterized protein, whose amino-acid sequence is MWLDLQKENNMTIIYHSANANVVDDALSRKAGSMGSLSFIPVGVSQSALYVESLANKFVRMNILEPSRVLSCIVSWSSFFERIKAHQYDDPYLVVLKDTVQHGDAKEVTIGDDRVLRM